The region CTTTGACCGCGTCCGCCCGTGCGCCAACAACTGCGTCTTCTGCTTCGTCGACCAGATGCCACCCGGCATGAGGGAAAGCCTCTACATCAAAGACGACGACTATCGGCTCTCCTTCCTCTACGGCAACTTCATCACCCTCACCAACCTCTCGCCGCGCGACTTTGCCCGCATCCGCCGCCTTCACCTGTCGCCCCTCTACGTCTCCGTACACGCCACCGACGGCGACCTCCGGGCTTCCCTGCTCGGCAACCCGCGCGCCAAAAATATCATGGCCCGTCTCCGCGAACTTTCCGACAGCGGCATCGAGCTCCACACCCAAGTTGTCCTCTGCCCCGGTCTCAACGATGGCCCAGTCCTAGAGCGCACCGTCGCCGACCTCTTCGCCCTCGCCCCCGGTGTCCTCTCGCTCGCCATCGTGCCCGTCGGCCTCACCCGCCATCGGGAAAAATGCCGGCCCCTGCGCTGCTTCACACCGGACGAAGCCCGCGCCGTCATCGCCGCCGTTTCCGCGTGGCAGAGCCGCTGCCGGGCCGAAACCGGCTCCACCTTCGTCTACCTCGCCGACGAATTCTACCTCGCCGCCGGCTTACCCATACCCGAATACGACCATTACGACGACTTCCCCCAGCTTGAGAATGGCGTCGGCATCGTCCGCTCCTTCCTCGCCGAATGGGAGGAAACTGCCGCACCAAAAGAAGGCTACGCCACTCCCCGGCGCATCGACGTCGTCTGCGGCGTTTCCGCGTCAGCGGTACTCGCCCCCCTTATCGCCGGCCTTTCCCTAAAAAACCTTACCATCCGGCTCGTCACCGCCGTCAACGCCTTTTTCGGGCCGTCCGTCACCGTAACCGGCCTCCTTACCGGCGCCGACATCATCGCCGCCCTCAGGGACGCAGATTCGCCGTCCGACGGCGTCATCATCCCCGGCGTCGCCCTCAGAAAAGGCGAAAACATCTTTCTCGACGGCCTCACCCCCGAAGACGTCGCCCGCGTCATCGGCCGCCCCGTGCGGGTGGCCCACTTCGCCGCCGACCTCAAATCGCAGCTCGCCGCTTGGAGGTGAACCATGAAAGACCTCGGACTCATCCAAGTGTATACCGGCAACGGCAAAGGAAAAACTACAGCTAGCCTCGGCCTGGCCTTCCGGGCCTCGGGCCACGGCTTCAAAGTCTGCATGCTCCAATTCATGAAAGACTGCTCGGATTATGGCGAAGTAAAAGCGGCCCAGTATCTGCCGGGCTTTGTCGTCATTCCGGTCGGCCGCCACGACTTCGTCGACCTCGCCGACCCCGCTCCCGTCGACATCGAGCTTGCCGGAAAAGGCTGGGAGCAGGCAAAAAAAACCATCGACTCCGGCGAATACGACATCGTAATCCTTGACGAAATAAACGTCGCCATGGCCTGCGGACTACTCCCCGCAGCCGACGTCGCCGCCTTCCTTACGGCCGAAAAGCGCAACGTCGAAATCGTCCTCACCGGCCGCTACGCGCCGCCGGAAATAATCGCCATCGCCCACCTCGTCACCGAAATGCAGGAAGTGAAGCACCCCTACAACGACGGTGTGGCGGCCCGCCAGGGCATCGACTACTGAACCAACGCGAAAAAGGTGATGACCATGAGCAAACCGATCGTAGCCATCGTTGGCCGGCCCAATGTCGGCAAATCCACCCTCTTCAACCGCATCGCCCAGAAGCGCGTCTCCATCGTCGAAGACATCCCCGGCGTAACCAGGGATCGCATCTACATGGACGCAGAATGGCTTAACCACGAATTCACCATGATCGACACCGGCGGCATCGAGATCGAGTCCACCGACAAAATCCTGACCTCCATGCGCCATCAGGCCAAACTCGCCATCAAAGAGGCCGACGTCGTCGTCTTCGTCGTCGACGCCAAAACAGGCCTGACCTCAGCCGACGAAGAAGTCGCCGTCATCCTCAAAAACGCCCGCAAACCCATCCTTCTCGCCGTCAACAAAGTCGACAGCCCCAAAGACGAACTGGAAACCTTCGAATTCTACAACCTCGGCCTCGGCGAGCCCTACGCCATTTCGGCCGCCAACGCCCTCGGCCTCGGCGACCTCCTTGACCAGATCGTCGCCGCTCTGCCTAAAGAGACATCCGTCGCCGACGAAACCGACACCATCAAAGTCGCCTTCATCGGTCGGCCAAATGTTGGCAAATCGTCGCTCGTCAACGCCCTACTCGGCGAAGAAAGGGTCATCGTCAGCGACATCCCCGGCACCACCCGAGACGCCATCGACACCCACTACTCCAAAGACGGCTCCGACTTCATCCTCATCGACACCGCCGGCATGCGGCGCAAAGCCAGAATCGACCAACCCGTGGAACGCTACAGCGTCATCCGTTCCCTCCGGGCCGTCGACCGGGCCGACGTAGTCCTGATGCTCATCGACGCCGTCGACGGCGTCACCGAGCAGGACAAAAAAATCGCCGGCTACGCCCACGAGGCCGGACGGGCCAGCATCATCGTCGTCAACAAATGGGACCTCGTCGAAAAAGACAGCAAAACCACCCTCCGTTACACCGAAACCATTCGCAGCGAGCTCGGCTTCATGCAGTACGCGCCCGTGCTGTTTCTCTCGGCCCTTACCAGGCAACGCGTCAACCGGGTCAGCGAACTGGTCAAATTCGTCGCCGATCAGCACGCCATGCGCGTTGCCACCAGCGTGCTCAACCAGGTCATCGAAGACGCCGTCGCCATCAACCCCCCGCCGTCCGAGCGGGGCAGAAAACTGAAAATCTTCTACACCACTCAGCCGGGCGTAAAACCGCCCACCTTCGTCTTCTTCGTCAACGACGCCGAAATCATGCA is a window of Selenomonadales bacterium 4137-cl DNA encoding:
- a CDS encoding DUF512 domain-containing protein — encoded protein: MHSKGRKKRPQVPEERKTLTKGTICRVADDSIAAELGLRPGDALLAVNGEPVSDIIDLSFALADENVELLVARQNGEEELFAIEKDYDQDLGLEFESAVFDRVRPCANNCVFCFVDQMPPGMRESLYIKDDDYRLSFLYGNFITLTNLSPRDFARIRRLHLSPLYVSVHATDGDLRASLLGNPRAKNIMARLRELSDSGIELHTQVVLCPGLNDGPVLERTVADLFALAPGVLSLAIVPVGLTRHREKCRPLRCFTPDEARAVIAAVSAWQSRCRAETGSTFVYLADEFYLAAGLPIPEYDHYDDFPQLENGVGIVRSFLAEWEETAAPKEGYATPRRIDVVCGVSASAVLAPLIAGLSLKNLTIRLVTAVNAFFGPSVTVTGLLTGADIIAALRDADSPSDGVIIPGVALRKGENIFLDGLTPEDVARVIGRPVRVAHFAADLKSQLAAWR
- a CDS encoding cob(I)yrinic acid a,c-diamide adenosyltransferase translates to MKDLGLIQVYTGNGKGKTTASLGLAFRASGHGFKVCMLQFMKDCSDYGEVKAAQYLPGFVVIPVGRHDFVDLADPAPVDIELAGKGWEQAKKTIDSGEYDIVILDEINVAMACGLLPAADVAAFLTAEKRNVEIVLTGRYAPPEIIAIAHLVTEMQEVKHPYNDGVAARQGIDY
- the der gene encoding ribosome biogenesis GTPase Der → MSKPIVAIVGRPNVGKSTLFNRIAQKRVSIVEDIPGVTRDRIYMDAEWLNHEFTMIDTGGIEIESTDKILTSMRHQAKLAIKEADVVVFVVDAKTGLTSADEEVAVILKNARKPILLAVNKVDSPKDELETFEFYNLGLGEPYAISAANALGLGDLLDQIVAALPKETSVADETDTIKVAFIGRPNVGKSSLVNALLGEERVIVSDIPGTTRDAIDTHYSKDGSDFILIDTAGMRRKARIDQPVERYSVIRSLRAVDRADVVLMLIDAVDGVTEQDKKIAGYAHEAGRASIIVVNKWDLVEKDSKTTLRYTETIRSELGFMQYAPVLFLSALTRQRVNRVSELVKFVADQHAMRVATSVLNQVIEDAVAINPPPSERGRKLKIFYTTQPGVKPPTFVFFVNDAEIMHFSYLRYLENKLREAFGFEGTPLKLVVRGRKDKEDD